A section of the Arabiibacter massiliensis genome encodes:
- a CDS encoding helix-turn-helix transcriptional regulator yields the protein MSFRDNLQHLRDTQDMSQADLAQQLGVSRQSVAKWEAEKSYPEMDKLIKICDLFDCSLDDLVRGDLAAPDSTELATLEEPAVSEGLAEVDACGYDDHMRRRAWDYAAGVAAVFTGFGVGVNFTYTGPGASPLPFIICFAIGVAVALFFVEPARAAHRAFRQEHPHVDDFYTADQKAEARNAKGGVVVGAVLLVAAGLIVPSLISGLFSQFAFSAVTMFGCFGLAAALVVYSVMMDRRTDVARYNRLSAVAPVAEPETSSTSTAGDAAAG from the coding sequence ATGAGCTTCCGAGACAACCTCCAGCATCTGCGCGACACGCAGGACATGAGCCAGGCCGACCTGGCGCAACAGCTTGGCGTGAGCCGCCAGTCGGTGGCGAAGTGGGAGGCCGAGAAGAGCTACCCTGAGATGGACAAGCTCATCAAGATCTGCGACCTGTTCGACTGCTCGCTCGACGACCTCGTGCGGGGCGATCTTGCCGCCCCGGATTCCACGGAGTTGGCGACCCTCGAAGAGCCGGCTGTCTCCGAAGGGCTGGCGGAGGTCGACGCATGCGGCTACGACGACCACATGCGTCGCCGCGCATGGGACTACGCGGCCGGCGTTGCCGCGGTTTTCACAGGTTTCGGCGTGGGCGTCAACTTCACGTACACCGGGCCGGGTGCCTCGCCGCTGCCGTTCATCATCTGCTTCGCGATCGGGGTTGCAGTGGCGCTCTTCTTCGTGGAGCCGGCGCGCGCGGCACATCGGGCGTTTCGGCAGGAGCATCCTCATGTCGATGACTTCTACACTGCCGACCAGAAAGCCGAGGCGCGCAACGCGAAAGGAGGCGTCGTCGTCGGTGCCGTCCTGCTCGTGGCGGCAGGCTTGATCGTCCCGAGCTTGATCTCCGGGCTTTTCAGCCAGTTCGCCTTCTCGGCAGTAACGATGTTCGGATGTTTCGGCTTGGCGGCGGCGCTGGTCGTGTACTCCGTCATGATGGATCGTCGCACCGACGTTGCCCGGTACAACCGCCTCTCCGCGGTCGCGCCTGTCGCCGAGCCCGAAACGTCCTCGACCTCGACGGCGGGCGACGCTGCGGCGGGTTAG
- a CDS encoding MFS transporter produces the protein MAEGKAPARRGRFFYGWWIVIGGLLIMATCYTVFVNCIPLFQTHIVEDLGLTVGQFNTGVSITTVVAVFASLVIGRLTDKCSARVLGAVTVLTSSVVLVGLSQITAVWQLYALCVVAGMVVVAGTRLLVSVIIANWFTLKRGLAVSIALSGSGIGGVILSPATSAMIEASGWRSAFLLLAVVCLVAALPLAVVAFRTRPSEKGLEPYGAGQVEQAKDDRSPDKPVTVAVGWKALRKSMSFWLLVVGFVAMGITNGCIITNSIANMTSVTVGGTEVVTGGHSTLWAGSVWSFYLAVVIVAKVALGAIYDRWGMRTGTILGTITSVLAGVMLLFPATDWGPILACLFFGFATCMGTVAPPIMVVKEYGKKDLGTVTGIVTAFELLGAAVGAVASGVMFDAYLSFAPVWIMVIVASVVMGAALLASIPAARRLVERRRAEGAPELDAEGFEIAA, from the coding sequence ATGGCTGAGGGGAAGGCGCCGGCGCGGCGGGGGAGGTTCTTCTACGGGTGGTGGATCGTGATCGGCGGCCTGCTGATCATGGCCACGTGCTACACGGTGTTCGTGAACTGCATCCCGCTGTTCCAGACGCACATCGTGGAGGACCTGGGCCTCACCGTGGGGCAGTTCAACACGGGCGTGTCCATCACCACGGTGGTGGCGGTGTTCGCGTCGCTCGTGATCGGGCGGCTCACGGACAAGTGCTCCGCGCGCGTGCTGGGCGCGGTGACGGTGCTCACGAGCTCGGTGGTGCTGGTGGGGTTGTCGCAGATCACGGCCGTGTGGCAGCTGTACGCGCTGTGCGTGGTGGCGGGCATGGTGGTGGTCGCCGGCACGCGCCTTCTGGTGTCGGTGATCATCGCGAACTGGTTCACGCTGAAGCGCGGGCTGGCAGTGTCCATCGCGCTTTCGGGCTCGGGCATCGGCGGCGTGATCCTCTCGCCGGCCACGAGCGCCATGATCGAGGCGTCCGGCTGGCGCTCGGCGTTCCTGCTGCTGGCCGTGGTGTGCCTGGTGGCCGCGCTGCCGCTCGCGGTGGTGGCGTTCCGCACGCGCCCGAGCGAGAAGGGCCTCGAGCCCTACGGCGCGGGCCAGGTCGAGCAGGCGAAGGACGACCGCTCGCCCGACAAGCCGGTCACGGTGGCGGTGGGATGGAAGGCGCTGCGCAAGAGCATGTCGTTCTGGCTTTTGGTGGTGGGCTTCGTCGCCATGGGCATCACGAACGGCTGCATCATCACGAACTCCATCGCCAACATGACGAGCGTCACCGTGGGCGGCACCGAGGTGGTGACCGGCGGGCATTCCACGCTGTGGGCGGGCTCGGTGTGGTCGTTCTACCTGGCCGTGGTCATCGTGGCGAAGGTGGCGCTCGGGGCCATCTACGACCGCTGGGGCATGCGGACGGGCACCATCCTGGGCACGATCACGTCGGTGCTGGCTGGCGTCATGCTGCTGTTCCCCGCGACGGACTGGGGCCCCATCCTGGCCTGCCTATTCTTCGGCTTCGCCACGTGCATGGGCACGGTGGCGCCGCCCATCATGGTGGTGAAGGAGTACGGCAAGAAGGACCTCGGCACCGTGACGGGCATCGTGACGGCGTTCGAGCTGCTGGGCGCGGCCGTGGGCGCGGTGGCGTCGGGCGTGATGTTCGACGCGTACCTGTCGTTCGCGCCGGTGTGGATCATGGTGATCGTGGCGAGCGTGGTCATGGGCGCGGCGCTGCTGGCGTCCATCCCCGCCGCGCGCCGCCTGGTGGAACGCCGCCGGGCCGAGGGCGCGCCGGAGCTCGACGCCGAAGGCTTCGAGATCGCGGCGTAG
- a CDS encoding alcohol acetyltransferase, with protein sequence MARTTWYRLDNVGKFYSSQAGSSVQTVFRYAATLVDEVDPEALQRALERAAEAFPGFNVCLRSGMFWHYLEPAGKPPVATPENLPICFGLHVHAKSVLFRVSFYRDRVNLEVSHMVSDGRGALSFFKALLYAYARERYGVEGVPLEYDGSDLQKSEDSFDKYYERALAAPTKAPAVYRLKGWKDEADPTFMEYHLPVSRAVELARSWEVSLTSLAITAVVCAIRAEMPRRDRGRAIRMDVPVDLRQMFRSSTVKNFFGLAFVSYVPGEADLPADEVARLIHAQLKEAVKPENLKPRMNRMIALEKNPLLRLAPLFVKDAILELADRISARETTTTVSNLGRIELDGRIAPYVRDMNLLTSTTGLNFLLCSYGDDLSIGISTVFANPDVVKNFCRFFSDQGIEGRININKTSEEVAEDRLEAKLESSVRRLGGQAPVRDEDDGR encoded by the coding sequence GTGGCTCGGACTACTTGGTACCGACTAGACAACGTCGGGAAGTTCTACTCGTCGCAGGCGGGAAGCTCCGTCCAGACGGTGTTCCGCTACGCGGCCACGCTTGTCGACGAGGTGGATCCCGAGGCGCTGCAGCGCGCGCTCGAGCGGGCGGCGGAAGCGTTCCCCGGCTTCAACGTGTGCCTGAGAAGCGGCATGTTCTGGCACTACCTCGAGCCGGCGGGCAAGCCCCCCGTCGCCACCCCGGAGAACCTGCCCATCTGCTTCGGGCTGCACGTGCATGCGAAAAGCGTGCTCTTCCGCGTGAGCTTTTACCGCGACCGCGTGAACCTCGAGGTGTCGCACATGGTGTCCGACGGCCGCGGGGCCCTGAGCTTCTTCAAGGCGCTCCTGTACGCCTACGCCCGCGAGCGCTACGGCGTGGAGGGCGTGCCGCTCGAATACGACGGCTCCGACCTGCAGAAATCCGAGGATAGCTTCGACAAATACTACGAGCGCGCCCTGGCCGCCCCCACGAAGGCGCCCGCCGTGTACCGGCTCAAAGGCTGGAAGGACGAGGCCGACCCCACGTTCATGGAGTACCATCTGCCGGTGAGCCGCGCCGTCGAGCTGGCGCGGTCGTGGGAAGTGAGCCTCACCTCGCTCGCGATCACGGCCGTCGTGTGCGCCATCCGCGCCGAGATGCCGCGGCGCGACCGCGGGCGCGCCATCCGCATGGACGTGCCGGTGGATCTGCGCCAGATGTTCCGCTCGAGCACGGTGAAGAACTTCTTCGGGCTCGCGTTCGTGTCCTACGTGCCCGGCGAGGCCGACCTGCCCGCCGACGAGGTGGCCCGCCTTATCCACGCCCAGCTCAAGGAGGCCGTCAAGCCCGAGAATCTCAAGCCCCGCATGAACCGCATGATCGCGCTCGAGAAGAACCCGCTTCTGCGCCTGGCACCGCTGTTCGTGAAGGACGCCATCCTCGAGCTGGCCGACCGCATCTCCGCGCGCGAGACCACCACCACGGTTTCGAACCTCGGCCGCATCGAGCTCGACGGGCGCATCGCCCCCTACGTGCGCGACATGAACCTGCTCACGTCCACCACCGGCCTCAACTTCCTTCTGTGCTCCTACGGCGACGACCTGAGCATCGGCATCTCCACCGTGTTCGCGAACCCCGACGTGGTGAAGAACTTCTGCCGATTCTTCTCCGACCAGGGCATCGAGGGGCGCATCAACATCAACAAGACGAGCGAGGAGGTGGCCGAGGACAGGCTCGAGGCGAAGCTCGAGTCCTCGGTGCGCCGCCTCGGCGGGCAGGCGCCCGTGAGGGACGAGGATGACGGCCGATGA
- a CDS encoding C-GCAxxG-C-C family protein: MTAEHAPIDREALAARAIELRYRNFNCAQAVACALAPLVGADEDVCFRASEAFGGGMGGHTETCGAISGGALALGLANSNGMADPSSKQATYALVARLVARFREQNGSTICADLRGEPAGTPLRSCDGCIEDALVWTLDLIEELRANPR; encoded by the coding sequence ATGACCGCAGAGCACGCGCCCATCGACCGCGAGGCGCTCGCCGCGCGCGCCATAGAGCTGCGCTACCGCAACTTCAACTGCGCCCAGGCGGTGGCCTGCGCGCTCGCGCCGCTCGTCGGAGCCGACGAGGACGTCTGCTTCCGCGCGTCGGAGGCCTTCGGCGGCGGCATGGGCGGGCACACCGAAACCTGCGGCGCCATCTCGGGCGGCGCGCTGGCGCTCGGCCTGGCCAACAGCAACGGCATGGCCGACCCCTCCAGCAAACAGGCCACCTATGCGCTCGTCGCGCGCCTGGTCGCGCGCTTCCGCGAGCAGAACGGCTCCACCATCTGCGCCGACCTGCGCGGCGAGCCCGCCGGAACCCCGCTGCGCAGCTGCGACGGCTGCATCGAGGACGCGCTTGTGTGGACGCTCGACCTCATCGAGGAGCTGCGCGCGAACCCGCGATGA
- a CDS encoding 6-carboxytetrahydropterin synthase: MYGLKTEASFDSAHFLTDYYGKCENLHGHRWRVVVHLAVDDLQAEGTMRDMVLDFGVFKRAVRDLAEALDHTFLVEEGSLAPATLAALESEGFSLFNLPFRTTAENLARYFCDCLVEQGLPVSQVEMYETPNNCAVYRPR, translated from the coding sequence ATGTACGGACTGAAAACCGAGGCCAGCTTCGACTCGGCCCATTTCCTGACCGACTATTACGGCAAGTGCGAGAACCTGCACGGGCACCGCTGGCGCGTGGTGGTGCACCTCGCGGTGGACGACCTGCAGGCCGAGGGCACGATGCGCGACATGGTGCTCGACTTCGGTGTGTTCAAGCGCGCGGTGCGCGATCTGGCCGAGGCGCTGGACCACACATTCCTCGTGGAGGAGGGCTCGCTCGCCCCGGCGACGCTGGCGGCCCTTGAGTCCGAGGGATTCAGCCTGTTCAACCTGCCCTTCCGCACCACGGCGGAGAACCTGGCGCGCTACTTCTGCGACTGCCTGGTGGAGCAGGGGCTGCCCGTGTCCCAGGTGGAGATGTACGAGACGCCGAACAACTGCGCCGTCTACCGTCCGCGGTAG
- a CDS encoding DUF1016 N-terminal domain-containing protein codes for MTEESNLERSGNLVDPAFYAQIGEIMASARKHAYSAANFAMVQAYWHIGESIVAKQKGLTRAEYGAKLIQQLSKRMTTDFGKGFTTTNLKNMRRFYLAFPIGQTLSDQLSWSHYCELMRVSKEDARQFYLDECIKESWSVRELKRQISSFAYERLLGKPTLVAPPEGERQIFVSKCLPNLPSEEELRVEIKRQYDALEGTIDPDETA; via the coding sequence ATGACCGAAGAAAGCAATCTCGAAAGATCCGGCAACTTGGTCGATCCTGCGTTCTATGCGCAGATCGGCGAGATCATGGCGAGCGCCCGCAAACACGCGTACTCAGCGGCGAACTTCGCCATGGTGCAGGCGTACTGGCACATCGGCGAAAGCATCGTGGCCAAGCAGAAGGGGCTCACGCGCGCCGAGTACGGCGCGAAGCTCATCCAGCAGCTGTCGAAGCGCATGACCACCGACTTCGGCAAGGGGTTCACAACCACGAATCTCAAGAACATGCGCCGGTTCTACCTAGCATTCCCAATTGGTCAGACACTGTCTGACCAATTGAGTTGGAGCCACTACTGCGAGCTCATGCGCGTTTCCAAAGAGGACGCCCGCCAGTTCTACCTGGACGAATGCATCAAGGAGAGTTGGAGCGTACGCGAGCTCAAACGTCAGATAAGCTCCTTCGCCTACGAGCGACTCCTCGGCAAGCCGACCCTCGTCGCGCCGCCCGAGGGCGAACGCCAGATATTCGTGTCGAAGTGCCTGCCCAACCTCCCCTCGGAGGAGGAGTTGCGCGTGGAGATCAAGCGCCAGTATGACGCCCTCGAAGGAACGATCGACCCGGACGAGACCGCCTAA
- a CDS encoding TetR/AcrR family transcriptional regulator: MGRRKKEPRGAHREHIAQAAQELFARRGIAATTMDDIANAAGYSKATLYVYFKNKEEIVSVLVLESMRRLDDSLSDALAKREGTKERYGLICEGLARYQEEFPFYFKMALDKINVDFADGGFAPEDAEAYRVGEEINEKLKSFLAEGIERGELRDDLQVMPTIYAFWGMLSGFIQLASNKEDYLESALGLPRQRFLDYGFQLLYDSIAEGAKR, encoded by the coding sequence GTGGGTCGGAGAAAGAAGGAGCCGCGAGGCGCGCACCGGGAGCACATCGCCCAGGCGGCGCAGGAGCTTTTCGCGCGGAGGGGCATTGCGGCAACCACGATGGACGACATCGCGAACGCCGCCGGATACAGCAAGGCCACCCTCTACGTCTACTTCAAGAACAAAGAGGAGATCGTGAGCGTCCTGGTGCTGGAAAGCATGAGGCGCCTCGACGACTCCCTTTCCGACGCGTTGGCGAAGCGGGAGGGTACGAAGGAGCGCTACGGCCTGATATGTGAGGGATTGGCGCGCTACCAGGAGGAATTCCCCTTCTACTTCAAAATGGCGCTCGACAAGATCAACGTCGATTTCGCGGACGGGGGCTTCGCGCCGGAGGATGCGGAGGCGTATCGCGTGGGCGAGGAGATAAACGAGAAGCTGAAAAGCTTCCTGGCAGAGGGGATCGAGAGAGGCGAGCTGCGCGACGATTTGCAGGTCATGCCCACCATCTACGCCTTCTGGGGCATGCTTTCCGGCTTCATACAGCTTGCGTCCAACAAGGAGGACTACCTGGAAAGCGCGCTGGGGCTGCCGAGGCAGCGCTTCCTCGACTACGGGTTCCAGCTGCTGTACGACTCAATTGCGGAAGGGGCGAAGCGATGA
- a CDS encoding M20/M25/M40 family metallo-hydrolase, which produces MLALAIVLAVVAALAAVLVANAVRLKPTPVSDPLPPSDEMGDDAAVERFRAMLRVPTVWDLRNPDADRSAFDEFVPLLRRLYPRVFAELELELVDGYGISLLWKGADRELAPVVLMAHHDVVGANAEEWEHDPFAADIADGYVHARGAVDTKCIWAGLLEAAERLLAEGFVPPRDVYLFSSNTEEDGGDTTPHMVERLVERGRVPYMVLDEGGAVIDNPPLGVKGQFAVVGVAEKGIFNARIATSAEGGHAATPSLQDATAKLVSGLDALQKNPPASKLSAPVAAMLRELAARGGFGLRLVFGNLWLFRPLVARIMQGGSETAAMVRTTYALTQLEGSPAHNVIPRQAKATVNVRVDPGEDVGAAFARIKERFDDATSFELFEVSEPSPIAPFDGDPAFDYLRRVIASAYPEAGIAPYVQTSCSDARHFHRVCPRTYRFAGFLFAGDARSRIHGRDERLDVEAFKRGVGFYVGFIRHLDRLGK; this is translated from the coding sequence ATGCTCGCGCTCGCAATCGTCCTCGCCGTCGTGGCCGCGCTCGCCGCCGTGCTCGTGGCGAACGCCGTCCGGCTCAAGCCGACGCCCGTGTCCGACCCGCTGCCGCCCTCCGACGAGATGGGCGACGACGCGGCGGTCGAGCGCTTCCGCGCGATGCTGCGCGTGCCCACGGTGTGGGACCTGCGCAACCCCGATGCCGACCGCTCGGCCTTCGACGAGTTCGTGCCTCTGCTGCGCCGCCTGTACCCGCGGGTGTTCGCCGAGCTGGAACTCGAGCTGGTGGACGGCTACGGCATCTCGCTTCTGTGGAAGGGCGCCGACCGCGAGCTCGCGCCGGTGGTGCTCATGGCGCACCACGACGTGGTGGGCGCGAACGCCGAGGAATGGGAGCACGACCCCTTCGCCGCCGACATCGCCGACGGCTACGTGCACGCGCGCGGCGCGGTGGACACCAAGTGCATCTGGGCGGGGCTCCTCGAGGCGGCCGAGCGGCTGCTGGCCGAGGGCTTCGTGCCGCCGCGCGACGTGTACCTGTTCTCGTCGAACACCGAGGAGGACGGCGGCGACACGACGCCTCATATGGTGGAGCGCCTCGTGGAGCGCGGCCGCGTGCCGTACATGGTGCTCGACGAGGGCGGGGCGGTCATCGACAACCCGCCGCTCGGCGTGAAGGGCCAGTTCGCGGTGGTGGGCGTGGCAGAGAAGGGCATCTTCAACGCGCGCATCGCCACGAGCGCCGAGGGCGGCCACGCGGCGACGCCCTCGCTTCAGGACGCCACGGCCAAGCTCGTGTCCGGCCTCGACGCGCTGCAGAAGAACCCGCCGGCCTCGAAGCTCTCCGCGCCGGTTGCGGCCATGCTGCGCGAGCTGGCGGCGCGCGGCGGCTTCGGGCTGCGCCTCGTGTTCGGCAACCTGTGGCTCTTCCGGCCGCTCGTCGCGCGCATCATGCAGGGCGGCTCGGAGACGGCCGCCATGGTGCGCACCACCTACGCGCTCACGCAGCTTGAAGGCAGCCCCGCGCACAACGTCATCCCGCGCCAGGCCAAGGCCACGGTGAACGTGCGTGTCGACCCGGGCGAGGACGTGGGCGCGGCCTTCGCGCGCATCAAGGAGCGCTTCGACGACGCCACCTCCTTCGAGCTGTTCGAGGTGAGCGAGCCGTCGCCCATCGCGCCGTTCGACGGCGACCCGGCGTTCGACTACCTGCGCCGCGTCATCGCGAGCGCGTATCCCGAGGCCGGCATCGCGCCCTACGTGCAGACGAGCTGCAGCGACGCGCGGCACTTCCATCGCGTGTGCCCGCGCACGTACCGCTTCGCCGGCTTCCTGTTCGCGGGCGACGCGCGCTCGCGCATCCACGGGCGCGACGAGCGGCTGGACGTGGAGGCGTTCAAGCGCGGCGTGGGGTTCTACGTGGGATTCATCCGTCATCTCGACCGGTTGGGGAAGTGA
- a CDS encoding M23 family metallopeptidase, producing the protein MAKQIGGLMVMAVRYDGKEPDKRTGASLVEYALPFEGVWTVLNGGVDEKTSHSWDVLTQRYAYDFVVLDDEGRSCPSDADPADPTSYYCYGLPVLAPADGVVVEAGRSCPDAPIALDGTVRCGGGDIRGNYVLIDHRNDEFSCLCHLKPGGVLVAAGQRVQRGQQIGICGSSGCSSHPHLHFHIQKGRSFYTSPGVPVRFAGVAAAPAPNYEAADPRPVPPKAYDDFPPFLTRGLRVEPACGESA; encoded by the coding sequence ATGGCTAAGCAAATCGGCGGGCTCATGGTCATGGCGGTGCGCTATGACGGCAAGGAGCCGGACAAGCGTACCGGGGCCTCGCTTGTCGAGTACGCATTACCGTTTGAAGGAGTGTGGACGGTGCTCAACGGCGGCGTGGATGAGAAGACGTCGCATTCGTGGGACGTGCTCACCCAGCGCTACGCCTACGACTTCGTGGTGCTCGACGACGAAGGGCGCAGCTGCCCGTCCGACGCCGACCCGGCCGATCCAACTTCGTACTACTGCTACGGCTTGCCGGTGCTCGCGCCCGCCGACGGGGTGGTGGTCGAGGCGGGGCGATCGTGCCCTGACGCGCCGATTGCGCTTGATGGCACGGTGCGCTGCGGCGGGGGAGACATCCGCGGCAACTACGTTCTCATCGACCACAGGAACGACGAGTTCTCGTGCCTGTGTCATTTGAAGCCGGGCGGCGTGCTGGTGGCGGCGGGCCAGCGGGTGCAACGCGGGCAGCAAATCGGAATCTGTGGAAGCTCCGGCTGCAGTTCCCATCCGCACCTGCACTTCCATATCCAGAAGGGCCGGAGCTTTTACACCTCGCCCGGCGTGCCGGTGCGGTTCGCCGGCGTCGCGGCTGCTCCCGCGCCGAACTACGAGGCAGCCGACCCGCGCCCGGTGCCGCCGAAGGCCTACGACGATTTCCCACCGTTCCTCACGCGCGGTCTGCGCGTGGAGCCTGCGTGCGGGGAATCGGCCTGA
- the cysK gene encoding cysteine synthase A, which translates to MTIHASVSELIGNTPLVELANYEKNHGLKARIVGKVESFNPAGSVKDRIAKAMIDDALARGVIDEGAVLIEPTSGNTGIGLAAIAAARGMRLIIAMPETMSVERRNLMRAYGAELVLTDGAKGMAGAIARAEELAAEIPGSFIVGQFTNPANPAVHEATTGPEIWEAAGGEVDVFVAGVGTGGTLSGTGRYLKRMNPQVRVVAVEPETSPVLSEGRAGAHKIQGIGAGFVPETLDAEVYDEVIAVADEDAFAAGRELATKEGLLVGISSGAAVAAARQLAERPENAGKTIVTILPDTGERYLTTAMFDFE; encoded by the coding sequence ATGACCATCCACGCAAGCGTGTCCGAGCTGATCGGCAACACCCCGCTCGTCGAGCTGGCGAACTACGAGAAGAACCACGGCCTCAAGGCCCGCATCGTGGGCAAGGTGGAGTCGTTCAACCCGGCCGGATCGGTGAAGGACCGCATCGCGAAGGCGATGATCGACGACGCGCTGGCCCGCGGCGTCATTGACGAGGGCGCCGTGCTCATCGAGCCCACGTCCGGCAACACCGGAATCGGCCTCGCGGCCATCGCGGCCGCGCGCGGAATGCGGCTGATCATCGCCATGCCCGAGACGATGTCGGTGGAGCGGCGCAACCTCATGCGCGCCTACGGGGCCGAGCTCGTGCTGACCGACGGCGCGAAGGGCATGGCGGGCGCCATCGCGCGCGCGGAAGAGCTGGCGGCCGAGATTCCGGGCTCGTTCATCGTCGGACAGTTCACGAACCCGGCGAACCCGGCCGTGCACGAGGCCACCACGGGCCCCGAGATCTGGGAGGCCGCCGGCGGCGAGGTGGACGTGTTCGTGGCCGGCGTGGGCACGGGCGGCACGCTGAGCGGCACGGGGCGCTACCTCAAGCGCATGAACCCGCAGGTGCGCGTGGTGGCCGTGGAGCCGGAGACGTCGCCGGTGCTCTCCGAGGGACGTGCGGGCGCGCACAAGATCCAGGGCATCGGCGCGGGCTTCGTGCCCGAGACGCTGGATGCCGAGGTGTACGACGAGGTGATCGCCGTGGCCGACGAGGACGCGTTCGCAGCCGGTCGCGAGCTGGCGACGAAGGAGGGCCTGCTCGTGGGCATCTCGTCGGGAGCCGCCGTGGCCGCCGCCCGCCAGCTGGCCGAGCGTCCGGAGAATGCGGGCAAGACCATCGTGACCATCCTCCCCGACACCGGCGAGCGCTACCTGACCACGGCGATGTTCGACTTCGAATAA
- a CDS encoding DUF6320 domain-containing protein, translating to MKRCEKCRIEFSGDLDRCPLCQAELAGRAEPAVFPRNEVRKSGTVALAVLAFATGACALVMLFVGRMLSLPGDIVVATCAALIVNYLFVRNILTHSPDFLRVVVRYFLILLGIAAVWFVVTGNLAVTTFVIPGICLVAIVFDAVLLAVFRGTFVTGYAKYLLFDVLLGLAPLALAAFGLVTWDVPALASALAASVFLLGLLVFTRKQLVAELRKLFSA from the coding sequence ATGAAGCGCTGCGAGAAATGCCGCATCGAGTTCTCGGGCGACCTCGACCGCTGCCCCTTGTGCCAGGCAGAGCTCGCGGGCCGCGCCGAGCCGGCCGTGTTCCCGCGCAACGAGGTACGCAAGTCCGGCACGGTGGCGCTCGCCGTGCTCGCGTTCGCCACGGGGGCCTGCGCGCTCGTCATGCTGTTCGTAGGGAGGATGCTCTCGCTGCCCGGCGACATCGTGGTGGCCACCTGCGCCGCCCTCATCGTGAACTACCTGTTCGTGCGCAACATCCTCACGCACAGCCCCGACTTCTTGCGCGTGGTGGTGCGCTACTTCCTCATCCTGCTCGGCATCGCGGCGGTGTGGTTCGTCGTGACGGGCAACCTGGCCGTCACGACGTTCGTCATCCCCGGCATCTGCCTCGTGGCCATCGTGTTCGACGCGGTGCTCCTGGCGGTGTTCCGCGGCACCTTCGTCACCGGGTACGCGAAGTATCTGCTGTTCGACGTGCTGCTGGGCCTGGCTCCGCTCGCGCTGGCTGCGTTCGGGCTGGTCACCTGGGACGTGCCCGCGCTGGCGAGCGCCCTTGCGGCCAGCGTGTTCCTGCTCGGGCTGCTCGTGTTCACCCGCAAGCAGTTGGTGGCGGAGCTGCGCAAGCTATTCTCAGCGTAG
- a CDS encoding alpha/beta hydrolase: MPINKAVLAAFMKAATRLRPDIKEFYEAQRVAEDVLAKLAVPDPRCRIDDAVAPMPDGSEVALRVFTPLDIDFSLAEGLKVTEDSRGTILFFHGGGWVNGTVDFYVDACATIALKLERRVVSVDYRRAPEHRFPTAPEDCYEVARQLFAGELLDDVDPDNIVLFGDSAGGNLAAVVSLMARDRGTFQPRTQMLLYPVTYNDHNPLTSWFDSVRDNGEDYLLTSRDIRGYMELYASSPADLDNPYFAPLLMDDLSRQPRTLVVTAEYCPLRDEGEAFAARLELEGGDVQCYRVLDAVHGYLLYPTVFNIVKDTYRIFRHFLDGEELEQEGEPAWLGLLGTD; the protein is encoded by the coding sequence ATGCCCATCAACAAAGCGGTGCTCGCCGCGTTCATGAAGGCCGCCACCCGGCTGCGGCCCGACATCAAGGAATTCTACGAGGCCCAGCGCGTGGCCGAGGACGTGCTCGCTAAGCTCGCCGTGCCCGACCCGCGCTGCCGCATCGACGACGCCGTCGCCCCTATGCCCGACGGCAGCGAGGTGGCCCTGCGCGTGTTCACCCCGCTCGACATCGACTTCTCGCTGGCCGAGGGCCTGAAGGTCACCGAGGACTCGCGCGGCACCATCCTGTTCTTCCACGGCGGCGGCTGGGTGAACGGCACCGTCGACTTCTACGTGGACGCCTGCGCCACCATCGCGCTCAAGCTCGAGCGGCGCGTCGTGTCGGTGGACTACCGGCGCGCGCCGGAGCATCGCTTCCCCACGGCCCCCGAGGACTGCTACGAGGTGGCGCGCCAGCTGTTCGCGGGCGAGCTGCTCGACGACGTGGACCCGGACAACATCGTGCTATTCGGCGACAGCGCGGGCGGCAACCTGGCCGCCGTCGTGTCGCTCATGGCGCGCGATCGCGGGACGTTCCAGCCGCGCACGCAGATGCTCCTCTACCCCGTCACGTACAACGACCACAACCCGCTCACCTCATGGTTCGACTCGGTGCGCGACAACGGCGAGGACTACCTGCTCACCTCACGCGACATCCGCGGCTACATGGAGCTCTACGCCTCCTCTCCCGCCGATCTGGACAACCCCTACTTCGCGCCGCTGCTCATGGACGACCTCTCCCGCCAGCCCCGCACGCTCGTGGTCACCGCCGAATACTGCCCGCTGCGCGACGAGGGCGAGGCGTTCGCCGCCCGGTTGGAGCTGGAAGGCGGCGACGTGCAGTGCTATCGTGTTCTCGACGCCGTGCACGGGTACCTGCTGTACCCCACGGTGTTCAACATTGTGAAGGACACGTACCGCATCTTCAGGCATTTCCTCGATGGAGAGGAGCTGGAGCAGGAAGGCGAACCGGCGTGGCTCGGACTACTTGGTACCGACTAG